The sequence GCCGTCGCCGGGGTTGGCCGCCAGCACGATGGCCGTCGTGCCGTCGGGAATCTGCGCCTTGATGGCGGCGTAGTTGGGGTTGTCGACGTCGTCGTACACGATCAGCTTGGCGTCCACGCCGTCGGCCTTGACCAGGCGGGCGAACTCCTCGGCGAACGGCTTGTTCTCGGGGTTGTCGCGGGACAGCACCACGACCTTGGAGTGCTTCTCGCCCTTGAAGTACTTGCTGAAGGCCAGCGCGTCCTGGTCCTCGGACGTCACGATGCGGAAGTTGTTGTTGCCGGCCTTGAGCGCCGGTTCGGCCAGGCTGGGATCCTGGGCGCTGTGGCCGATCGACGGTACCCCCGCCGGGATGAGCACGTCCTTGAGGACCGGCTTCATGACGCCGCTGTACCCCGGCCCCACCATCGCCACGATGCCCTGGTTGACCAGGCTCCTGGCGACCGGGACGCCGATTTCCCCGCTGCCCTGGTCGTTGCCTTTCAGCAGCTCCAGCTTCTGCCCGTTGACGCCGCCGGCCGCATTGATGTGGTCGATGGCGAGCTGGCAGGCGTCGGCGTAGTTCTGGCCGTAGGTGGCGTCGTCGCCGGTCAGCGGGTTCATGTAGCCGATCTTGACCGTGGCGGCGGTATCGCCGGCCGTCAAGAGGCCCAGCGGCAAGCAACCGGTCAACCCGAGGAGTCCCGCCAGCATCGCACCGAGCGCTCTGTTACGTAGGCTCATGATCCCCTTCACGTTGATTGGACGCTTGCACTATACACGATTCATGCCGCCTGGACCTGCGCAGCCGCCACGGTACGCTTGAGGACGATCACCGAGATGTCGTCGTCCTGGGCGTGCATGAAGCGACGCACGTCGGCGAGCAGCGCCGCCTTGATCTCCTCGACCGGCAGGCGGGCGAAGCGGTGGAAGGCCTGCTCGAGGCGGCCGACGTCGTATTGCTGCCCCTGGGCGTTCTTGGCCTCGATCAGGCCGTCCGTGTAGAGGAGCAGGACGTCGTCCTTGGCGAGCTCGAACCGGTAGTCGCGCGTGATTTCCTCGATGTCCGGGAGCAGGCCCGTCCACGTCCCGGAGGTCTCGAACCATTCGACCTTGTCCGCCTCGTGCCGGTAGATGAGGTAGGCGCAGTGCAGGCCGGCCGCCACGAAGCGCCCGTCTCCCAGGTGGTGCACCAGCTGGAGCGTCATGAAGTTATCGTCTCTGAGGCGGTACCGCACGCTCTGGTACAGCGACCGGTTGAGGCTGGCGAGCAGTTCGCTCGGCCCGGCGTCGGGGCGCATGGTGACCAGGCCCGAGAAGATGCTCTGCGCCATCATCATCATGAGGCCCGGCTTGAGGCCGTGACCGGTGACATCGCCTATGGCGAGCCAGAAGCGGCCGTCGGGCCGGGGGATGTAGTCCATCAGGTCGCCGCCCACCTCGGTGGCCGTCTGGAGCTCCATCGCCAGCTCGAAGTCGGGCACGGCCAGGTCGGTCGGAACCAGGGCCATCTGGATCTGCGCGGCGATCTCCATCTCCCGGTTCAGGCGGCCCAGCTCAGCTTCCTTGAGCTTGCGCTCGACCTCGATGGGATCGGCGATGCGGCGCGAGAGCATCACGCTGACCAGCACGCCGATGAGCGTGGAGATGAACAGAGCCCAGACGCCGACCCCCCAGATGTGCCGGCGGGAGTTGGCCAGGGCGAGGTCGGCCTGCGGCTGCATGCGTTCGGCGGTGGTACGGGTGGCGCGGTCGATCTGCGGCTGCAGGCGGCCCTTCACGTCAGCCACCGCTTGCGTGGCCAGGCCCGTCATCTCCTTTGCGGCACGCGCGGCGGACTCCTGGCCGATGGGCGCCATGCGCGCCAGGGCCCGCTCGGTGATGGCGGCGGACTCGGCCTGCAACTGGCCTGTCGTCTCCTTGGCCAGGCGTTCGGCCTTGGCGGCCATGTCGGCCGCGTG comes from Candidatus Tanganyikabacteria bacterium and encodes:
- a CDS encoding ABC transporter substrate-binding protein, coding for MSLRNRALGAMLAGLLGLTGCLPLGLLTAGDTAATVKIGYMNPLTGDDATYGQNYADACQLAIDHINAAGGVNGQKLELLKGNDQGSGEIGVPVARSLVNQGIVAMVGPGYSGVMKPVLKDVLIPAGVPSIGHSAQDPSLAEPALKAGNNNFRIVTSEDQDALAFSKYFKGEKHSKVVVLSRDNPENKPFAEEFARLVKADGVDAKLIVYDDVDNPNYAAIKAQIPDGTTAIVLAANPGDGKSILDDWYASGQHKDIGWYFYVFIWGFVPDATEKKFLEGRRGIEPIR
- a CDS encoding SpoIIE family protein phosphatase; the protein is MATKGLKVQLLAGFCALAILPTLAVLFAVTRTGEANLVGTVSNVSTLGQSSLREAGNAINRSALQTLTDSSHQLIALSARAIDRTSDALIGVAEDQFQDASRQIIQRSGESTDRLAGDLIAANREATDKLSLQLIALSTESGERLALTTSGIAERAILDGNERLARINSELADKLALNLARANEAAAQDVSNRLRTELQDDPLVNFRLLAQVIAQTFAGGQISAESEAYLLDINSRGRVVASTRFRKGSSVQDLDIVKRALHDDPRVAAAMPLITYQDGGETYLGVYARKKRGGAFITSYKLSRARADLAELGSLVDTSLSALVAETSARTRDAFAGSTERMAGESAALSGRTIATIKRAAETRRREDAAGMRRSAARLSSGHAADMAAKAERLAKETTGQLQAESAAITERALARMAPIGQESAARAAKEMTGLATQAVADVKGRLQPQIDRATRTTAERMQPQADLALANSRRHIWGVGVWALFISTLIGVLVSVMLSRRIADPIEVERKLKEAELGRLNREMEIAAQIQMALVPTDLAVPDFELAMELQTATEVGGDLMDYIPRPDGRFWLAIGDVTGHGLKPGLMMMMAQSIFSGLVTMRPDAGPSELLASLNRSLYQSVRYRLRDDNFMTLQLVHHLGDGRFVAAGLHCAYLIYRHEADKVEWFETSGTWTGLLPDIEEITRDYRFELAKDDVLLLYTDGLIEAKNAQGQQYDVGRLEQAFHRFARLPVEEIKAALLADVRRFMHAQDDDISVIVLKRTVAAAQVQAA